The Terriglobia bacterium genome includes the window GCAGCGCGGGCGTGTTCACCGCCACCGAACTCGATGCGGTGCTCACCGGGCTGGGCACTCTGGCTGCCAAACCCGCGCCCAATCCCGCCGACTTTCCCGGCGTCGAGGATATCCACCAGTTCGTCGAGCAGGAATTGGTCGTGTTGATCGGCGACACTGGATACAAGCTGCACGCCGGGCGCAGCCGCAACGAACAAATCTCCACCGACCTTCGTCTCTACACCCGCCGCAGCATCGACTCGTTTCGCGCTGCCATCGCCGTCCTTGCCGGGGAGTTCGTACGCAAAGGCGAGCACAACGTCGGGGCCGTCATGCCGTCGTACACGCACCTGCAACGCGCCGAACCCGTTCTGGTCCCGCACTGGCTGCTGGCGTGGGTGGAGATGCTGCTGCGCGACGCGGACCGCCTCGCCGACTGCCGCCGCCGCGTCAACGTCCTACCGCTGGGATCAGGCGCGGTCGCCGGCCCGGGCATGGAACTGGACCGCGCCGCCCTCGCCGCTGAACTCGGATTCGAAGCCATCTCCGCGAACAGCATGGACGCCACCAGCGACCGCGATTTCGAGCTCGAGTATCTGCACGCGCTCGCCTCGCTCGCCCTGCACCTCAGCCGCTGGGCGGAGGAAATGGCGCTGTTTTCGACCGTCGAGTACGGATTGGTGCAATTGCCAGAGCCCTACTCCACCGGCTCCAGCGCCATGCCACAGAAGAAAAACCCCGACGCGCTGGAACTGATCCGCGGCAAAGCCGGGCGCGTGCTGGGCGCGGTGGCCACCTTGCAAACCGTGCTCAAAGGCCTGCCGCTTGCCTATAACAAGGATTTGCAGGAAGCGCAGGAGCCGCTATTTGCCGCCACCGACAGCATGGCGCAGGCGCTTCCAGTTGCCACCGGCTTCATGGCCGCTGTCCGTTTCGACACCAAGCGCATGAAGGACGCTGCTTCGTCCGGCTTCCTTAACGCTACCGCCGCCGCGCGCTACCTGGTAAAGAAAGGCGTCCCCTTCCGGATTGCGCACTCCGCCGTCGGCCAGGCGGTCCGGTTGGCGTTAGAAAAAGGATGCGAACTCGACGGCCTCACGTTGGAGGAGCTGAAGCCATTCCGCGCGGAATTCGAGCGCGACTTTTTCGATTGCCTGAAGCTGGAATCCGTCCTCGAAAGCCACAACGTCGCGGGCGGCACCGCGCCGGCGCGCGTCAAGGACGCGTTGCAAGAGGCGAGAAGGCATATCAACGCGATTAAGAAGGATGGCAACACATCGAGGGGCAGAGTCTCTGCAATCGCGGGCAGTCAAGGTAAGGTAAAACAAGGCATTGACTGAAGAAACCACCAATGGCATCTCCATTCTCGCACGCGGTGGCCGCCCTCAGCATCGGAACTTGCTTCTACCGACCCCAAATACCCAAGAGCATTTGGATTACGGGCGTAATCTGTTCCGTCCTGCCTGATCTTGACGTGATCGGGTTTCGATTTGGCATTCGGTACGGCGATTTCTGGGGGCATCGCGGATTCACGCATTCGGTCGTCTTCGCCGTTCTTCTGGCGGGTGCGGTGGTCCTTCTCGCGTTGCGACACCGAGTGTTCGGGATTGGGAGGTTTTCCGTCTTCGCGTATTTGTTTCTGGCGACAGCAAGCCACGGACTGTTGGACGCCATGACGAACGGCGGGCTCGGCGTGGCGTTTTTCTCGCCTTTTGACAATCGCCGCTATTTCTTGCCGTGGAGACCGGTTCGTGTTTCACCAATCGCGGTAACGCGTTTCTTCAGCGCCCGCGGATATGCCATTCTCCAAAGTGAACTGCTGTGGATTTGGCTCCCCGCAATATTGTTCGCAGGGTTAGTTCTGATCGTGCGTTGGGCAAGTCGACGTGAAGTAGAGGCGGCAAGCGAATAGTCAATCCGAGATCGTCAATTCCCGGCCGTATGCGCTTTCACCTGCGCCAGCACCTGTTGCGCTGCCTCGCCCGCATCAATCGTCGAAAACGCGCTTCCCAACTCGATGGTCGGAATTCCGTGCAGCGCCTGCCGTAGCGCGTCGCTTTTTTCGCCTCCGCGCACCATCACGTTGGGCCCCAGAATCACCACCGCCGGCCTTGCCGCCTTCACCAGGATGCGCGCATCCGACACGTTGGCCGTGGTCAGCGGATCGTACCCTGCCTGCCGCAGCACCTCGCGCACGTACGCCAGCACGTTCGCCGACTGGTCCACGCACACCACCGTCTTCCCCGGCCGCAGCGCGCCGTCTTTCACGCCGCCGCGCTGGTAGAACGCCGACACCGCTTCCACCTCGGACGCATGCGCCTCCAGCAACTGGTTCAGGTTGGTAATGTCGAGCGTGTGCGCGATGCCCTTGGTCACGTTGCACAGCTTGAGATCGCCGTGCGCCGAGCGCGCCGACGCCAGCAGGCGCACCAGCATGCCCAGCCCGCTGCTATCCACGAACTCCACCTCGCCCAGGTGCAGCACGAAATGTTTCTGTTCCGGCAGCAGTTTCGTGAGCTCCCGGTGCAGGTGGTCGGATTCCTGCCCGGCCGCAATTCGGCCGCTGCACTTCACGATCGTGACCTTCCCTACGCGGCGCGCGTCCAATCGCAGCGGCATACGAGGCGTCTCCCCACCAAAGTGCCCTGAAGTCGCGGATTATATCGCGAAACTCCGGCGCGTCCGGGCGGCGCATCCTTAATGTTAAGATCAGAGATTGCCCGCATGGCCGCCATCATTCAGGTCGAAAACGTCACCAAGATTTACCGCCTGGGCAAGGTCGAAGTGCCGGCGGTGCGCGGCGTCTCATTCCAGGTCGAGAAAGGCGAGTTTGTCGCCGTCGTCGGTCCCTCAGGCAGCGGAAAATCCACTCTTTTCTACATGCTCGGCGGCCTGACCCACGCCGACTCCGGCCGCATCATCATTGACGGCGACGACTTCGCCCGTCTCTCCGACGCCCAGCGCACGCGCATGCGCAAGCGCAAAATCGGTTTCGTCTTTCAGAAATTCAACCTGCTGCCGACCCTCAACGCGCGCCTGAACATCGAGATTGCCCAGGACATCGCCGGCCGCAACGGCCAACACACCGACGCCGCCTGGTTCGACCAGATCACCAAGTTACTCGGTATCGCCGATCGCCTCGAGCACCGGCCCTCGGAGCTGTCCGGCGGCGAGCAGCAACGCGTCGCCCTGGCGCGCGCGCTCATCAACCAGCCCGCTATCATTCTGGCCGACGAGCCCACCGGCAATCTCGACAGCAAGAATTCCGAAATCGTCCTCCGCCTGCTGCAGGAGACCAACCGCACGCTCGGCCAGACAGTGCTCATGATCACCCACAATCTTGAGGCAGCCGCCTTTGCCGGGCGCATTCTGCACATGCGTGACGGCCAGATCGCCGGCGAGGAGAGTAAGATCGCTCAGCCATGATGGTAGTCCGGAGTTCGTAATCTCGGGCGCAGCTCCTCACTGGTGGCGAGGAGCAATGCGACACGCGAGATTGCTTCTATTGCAAGGAGATCGTATGAAAATCCTTCGGATGGCCGATGACCAGTTGCACGCCGCTGGCGAAAAGGACAAGGGAGCTGGAAGCGTCCTGGTAGCGTTGAATAATAAAGATTCCATCCCCGTCAGGCGGCCCCGCGGGTCTGCGGCCACGCCACTCGATGGAGGCGATCCGATCTTTCGTGATCCGCGCTGCGATGGCGATCTCCGGCATGTTGGCGTCGAATCGAACCTGTCCCTTCAAGAACACTACCAAGCGGCTCGGATCCCCGGGCGACGCAGAGATGCGCTTGAGAACATACGCTGAATCTTCGCGGTCCTCACCCGCGAACACGCCCCGGATGGCTGCTTGGGCTTGCTGCCCCTGCTGTTGCAGCCATGCCACGGCATCGGGATCGAAATCACCAAGCTGTGCCAATCGCCAGTGCTGAAGCTCGGGGATCTGACTCGCCTCATCCTGTGCAATGCCGGACGGCGCAGACGGAGGATGCGGCACAGCAACCGGCTTTTGCAGCTTGGCAAGAAGCAGTATCGACGACAGCAGCAGAATTGGCCCGCCAATATAGGCAGTTCGAAACCAATTCCAGCGGCGCGGAAATAGCATCACGCGCTCGGAATCCGCTCCCGGCATCTGGCGTGAAGCCGCTGCGATGGTTAGCATCCGTCGGATACAGTCCAATACGCGGTGGGAAAGACTTGCTTCCTCGAGCAGCAACTCGCTAAATTCCAAGCGCTGCTGTTCGAGGGTCAGAAAGTTACCGGATGAGCGGCAAAGTTGGTGGATTTCGGCCAGGATCGTGGGGGTGCAAAAGAGCATTTCCGCTACCCCCGGGTGGTCGCTGCTGAGTCGAAATCGTGCGTTGAACATTAGGTCGGATGAGGGCAGAGGTGTTCGCCCGGCTTCTGTCTCATAACCCTTGGGAACGCAGAAGAGAGAAATATTGCCGGCTGCCGGCACCTGGATGTTGAGACCCGGCCGCTGGTCGGAACGGGAGAACCTGACCAAGACCGCCGAGGAACTCATGCTGCCACGGATCAACAAGTCGCCGCTATCACGGTCCGTCTCGCCGTGAACGGCCTTGACAATAGCGCGCACATCGCCGGCGATGTGGCCGTAACCGCGCAGTCGCATCCGGCGCAGCAGGAGTTCTATGACGAAACCCGCCAGCGGGGTCGCCACCAGCACTGCAATCAGGATCCCGTCGTACCTCATTGGCGCGTGCGCCTGTCAAGCAGCAATGGAGCCCTCTAACGACGCCGCTAGAACACCTGCTGGAACCCGACGTCCACTACGTCGCGGAACTTGGGAGTGCCCGGCGGAAGCTTCGTGACGTCCTGAAAGTCGAGATCGAACGCGTAGTTACGATTAGGAGGCGAATAGACGGTGCCGCAGCACTTGAATATCCCGGTCGCATACTGCGAATAGTAGAGGCTCACCATCGATCCCATGTAGTTGGAACTGCTGCCTCCCCAGTTTTCCAGATAGCGCAGGAAATTGTGCACTCCCCCGTCAGTGCCGAAATCGCGCGGCACGGTGGGGTTTCCGGCCCAAGTTGGTATGGGGAAATTGATGTTCTTTCCTGATGCGATGGCAACCCGGAAGTAGGTGGTGGCCCCGGAGCGGCCTCCATCGTCGGCCGGACTGGTAAGACTCTCGCGGTCGGTCCAACTGTTGGACAGCAGTGTCACGGTGTCGGCAATCACGGCGGAAGAAGCGTGCGCGCCCGTGAACCCGCCGCTGGCATTGTAGTCGCCGAGAATGTAAGCCGGATTCTCGCTGGCCACAGTGAAGCCTCCTCCGCCAACCGGCGTCGTGTCCCAGCGAACTGGAACGTTGCCTCGGCTGCCGTCCACCAATCGAACGGCGCGACGTGCACCCGATATCCAATTCTTCCGCGCCATGCTCGTGCAGTCGACCGTGGCAGCCGGGTTGCCTGACTTGCCTGCGCCAAAGCCCAAGCCAAGGTTCGCGGCCCCCCAAGTGTCCAGCCTGCCGTTGCCGTCCGCATCCTCGCCGGTATCCATGGTCCCATTCGGTGTACCCAGGGCGACTGCGGGATTGATGATGTCTTCAAACCCGTACTCGCCGTTCTTCACCGTCCCGGCATTCGGATTGGGCAACATTCCGCGACGATCCGAGAAGTACAGCAC containing:
- the argH gene encoding argininosuccinate lyase → MWSGRFREPLDPKFEQWQRSFAFDVRLLADEIAASRAYARVLRSAGVFTATELDAVLTGLGTLAAKPAPNPADFPGVEDIHQFVEQELVVLIGDTGYKLHAGRSRNEQISTDLRLYTRRSIDSFRAAIAVLAGEFVRKGEHNVGAVMPSYTHLQRAEPVLVPHWLLAWVEMLLRDADRLADCRRRVNVLPLGSGAVAGPGMELDRAALAAELGFEAISANSMDATSDRDFELEYLHALASLALHLSRWAEEMALFSTVEYGLVQLPEPYSTGSSAMPQKKNPDALELIRGKAGRVLGAVATLQTVLKGLPLAYNKDLQEAQEPLFAATDSMAQALPVATGFMAAVRFDTKRMKDAASSGFLNATAAARYLVKKGVPFRIAHSAVGQAVRLALEKGCELDGLTLEELKPFRAEFERDFFDCLKLESVLESHNVAGGTAPARVKDALQEARRHINAIKKDGNTSRGRVSAIAGSQGKVKQGID
- a CDS encoding metal-dependent hydrolase — its product is MASPFSHAVAALSIGTCFYRPQIPKSIWITGVICSVLPDLDVIGFRFGIRYGDFWGHRGFTHSVVFAVLLAGAVVLLALRHRVFGIGRFSVFAYLFLATASHGLLDAMTNGGLGVAFFSPFDNRRYFLPWRPVRVSPIAVTRFFSARGYAILQSELLWIWLPAILFAGLVLIVRWASRREVEAASE
- a CDS encoding anti-sigma factor antagonist (This anti-anti-sigma factor, or anti-sigma factor antagonist, belongs to a family that includes characterized members SpoIIAA, RsbV, RsfA, and RsfB.), with translation MPLRLDARRVGKVTIVKCSGRIAAGQESDHLHRELTKLLPEQKHFVLHLGEVEFVDSSGLGMLVRLLASARSAHGDLKLCNVTKGIAHTLDITNLNQLLEAHASEVEAVSAFYQRGGVKDGALRPGKTVVCVDQSANVLAYVREVLRQAGYDPLTTANVSDARILVKAARPAVVILGPNVMVRGGEKSDALRQALHGIPTIELGSAFSTIDAGEAAQQVLAQVKAHTAGN
- a CDS encoding ABC transporter ATP-binding protein, whose translation is MAAIIQVENVTKIYRLGKVEVPAVRGVSFQVEKGEFVAVVGPSGSGKSTLFYMLGGLTHADSGRIIIDGDDFARLSDAQRTRMRKRKIGFVFQKFNLLPTLNARLNIEIAQDIAGRNGQHTDAAWFDQITKLLGIADRLEHRPSELSGGEQQRVALARALINQPAIILADEPTGNLDSKNSEIVLRLLQETNRTLGQTVLMITHNLEAAAFAGRILHMRDGQIAGEESKIAQP